The following coding sequences are from one Leptolyngbya sp. NIES-3755 window:
- a CDS encoding protein-export membrane protein SecD (similar to AA sequence:cyanobase_aa:LBDG_48050) has product MGRQRGLLILILVLVLGSIYIIFDQRHFPALLGLDLRGGSQITIQVKPTAEIKTITSQQLEDVQRVIEGRINGLGVSEPLVQTAGEDQILVQLPGVNDPEQAERVLGGTAQLDFRAQKAGTEQQLLIEQSVRQDLLKKQAELRKTGDAKAIGENQAALKRSNDAIAALFDPPALVGKNLKNAFPESAPGSNSFSVGLQFDEEGGKKFADLTKSLAGTGRSLGIFLDNGLISFPTVGAEFAQTGITGGGATITGRFTAQEATDLAVQLRGGALPLPVEVVENRTVGATLGRDSIQSSIYAGMGGLLLVLGFMMVYYRLPGVISAISLVIYALLTYAGFKLLGVTLTLPGIAGFILSIGMAVDANILIFERTREELLSGKTLYRSVESGFFRAFSSILDSNVTTAIACIALIWFGSGLVKGFGVTLLLGVAISMFTAVTCSRTLMMYAITFPGLRKPEWFCPNLPKAKQSTPETTS; this is encoded by the coding sequence ATGGGACGGCAGCGAGGATTATTAATCTTAATTTTGGTGCTAGTGCTTGGCTCGATCTATATCATCTTTGATCAGCGCCACTTTCCAGCACTTTTGGGCTTAGACTTGCGCGGCGGATCGCAGATTACGATCCAGGTCAAGCCCACCGCAGAAATTAAAACGATTACGTCACAACAACTCGAAGACGTACAGCGCGTAATCGAAGGTCGGATTAACGGTTTGGGCGTGTCAGAACCGCTCGTGCAAACGGCTGGAGAAGACCAAATTCTCGTGCAATTGCCGGGTGTGAATGACCCAGAGCAAGCTGAACGAGTTCTAGGAGGAACGGCTCAACTCGATTTCCGGGCACAAAAAGCGGGAACCGAGCAGCAATTATTGATCGAACAGTCTGTCCGCCAAGATCTGCTGAAAAAACAGGCAGAATTACGGAAAACTGGAGATGCAAAAGCGATCGGAGAAAATCAAGCGGCACTCAAACGCAGTAATGATGCGATCGCGGCTCTCTTCGATCCACCCGCGCTAGTCGGTAAGAACTTAAAGAATGCGTTTCCTGAATCCGCCCCTGGCTCAAATTCGTTTAGCGTCGGACTGCAATTTGACGAAGAAGGCGGTAAGAAGTTTGCGGATTTAACCAAGAGTTTGGCAGGGACAGGTCGATCGCTGGGTATCTTCCTGGATAACGGTCTAATCAGCTTTCCCACCGTTGGAGCCGAATTTGCTCAAACCGGAATTACAGGTGGCGGAGCAACAATCACAGGACGATTTACTGCACAAGAAGCGACTGATCTCGCAGTTCAACTTCGAGGAGGTGCACTACCGCTTCCGGTTGAAGTCGTCGAAAATCGAACGGTGGGCGCAACTCTGGGACGTGACAGTATCCAAAGCAGTATCTACGCTGGCATGGGTGGATTGCTCCTGGTTCTGGGTTTCATGATGGTCTATTACCGTCTGCCGGGTGTGATTAGTGCAATCTCGCTCGTGATTTACGCACTGTTGACTTATGCCGGATTCAAACTCTTAGGCGTGACGTTAACGTTACCTGGAATCGCTGGATTTATTCTCAGTATTGGAATGGCAGTGGACGCGAACATTCTGATTTTTGAGCGGACTCGTGAAGAATTACTCTCAGGCAAAACGCTTTACCGATCGGTAGAATCCGGTTTTTTCCGCGCCTTCTCTAGCATCCTCGATAGTAACGTCACAACTGCGATCGCATGTATCGCGCTCATCTGGTTCGGGTCAGGACTCGTTAAAGGGTTCGGAGTCACGCTCTTATTAGGGGTCGCGATCAGTATGTTCACCGCTGTCACATGCAGCCGCACTCTCATGATGTACGCCATCACCTTTCCGGGACTCCGCAAACCCGAATGGTTCTGTCCAAATCTTCCCAAAGCTAAACAATCGACTCCGGAGACCACCTCATGA
- a CDS encoding hypothetical protein (similar to AA sequence:cyanobase_aa:glr1116), producing MTQAKQQFSTFEAYFEWSSDCSDTVRYELVDGELIELPPESEPNTAIATFLLVQFMNAGIPLRLLKPYQCEVQVRVLQFGDAQNRYPDLTVLREEHLPLTRKRLTIKLDMPPPQLAVEIVSPSSEERDYERKRDQYADIGISEYWIVDPIAQAVTVLEWVNGTYQIVGRFNGSERIVSPTVSNLQLTPEQIFQAAV from the coding sequence ATGACTCAAGCCAAACAGCAATTCTCAACGTTTGAAGCGTATTTTGAGTGGTCGAGTGATTGCTCTGACACGGTTCGGTATGAGTTAGTCGATGGAGAATTGATCGAATTGCCACCAGAATCCGAACCCAATACTGCGATCGCGACATTTCTTCTGGTGCAATTTATGAATGCGGGGATTCCGCTACGATTGTTGAAACCTTATCAGTGCGAGGTTCAAGTTCGAGTGCTGCAATTCGGTGATGCTCAGAACCGCTATCCCGATCTCACTGTATTGCGAGAAGAACACCTTCCCCTGACTCGCAAGCGTCTCACGATTAAACTCGATATGCCACCACCGCAACTCGCTGTTGAGATTGTCTCGCCTTCAAGTGAAGAACGGGATTATGAGCGAAAACGAGACCAATACGCGGATATTGGCATTTCTGAATACTGGATCGTTGATCCGATCGCTCAAGCCGTTACCGTTCTGGAATGGGTTAATGGAACCTATCAAATCGTTGGCAGATTTAACGGCAGTGAGAGAATTGTTTCTCCAACAGTATCGAATCTGCAACTGACACCGGAGCAAATCTTTCAAGCCGCCGTATAG
- a CDS encoding Holliday junction DNA helicase motor protein (similar to AA sequence:cyanobase_aa:LBDG_43290), with product MIGYLKGTIASIQKNNNRVTLTLEVNQIGYDLQVVPRLLQSLPSEGEEAQIFTHLNVREDQVTLFGFGSAAERDLFRQLISVSGIGPQLGVALLDTLGLQDLVQAIVSGNTRLLSRTPGVGAKTAERIALELKTKLSEWRQQSGIVVTPGAGPAANILEDVEMTLLALGYTDQEITQALQAVGQNTALSKSGDAEAWIRQAIAWLSQ from the coding sequence ATGATTGGTTATCTCAAAGGCACGATCGCATCGATTCAAAAGAACAACAATCGCGTCACCCTAACGCTAGAGGTGAATCAGATTGGCTATGATTTACAGGTCGTGCCGCGCCTCCTGCAATCGCTTCCATCCGAAGGGGAAGAAGCCCAGATTTTTACGCATTTAAATGTGCGAGAAGACCAAGTGACTTTATTCGGATTTGGTTCAGCCGCAGAACGTGATTTATTTCGGCAGTTAATCAGCGTCAGTGGCATCGGACCTCAACTCGGTGTGGCATTGTTAGATACGCTCGGTTTGCAAGATTTGGTGCAAGCGATCGTCTCTGGCAATACTCGTTTATTGTCTCGAACTCCGGGGGTCGGTGCAAAGACGGCGGAACGAATTGCGCTGGAACTCAAAACGAAGCTATCCGAATGGCGGCAGCAGTCGGGCATTGTGGTCACTCCAGGCGCAGGTCCCGCTGCGAACATTCTCGAAGATGTGGAAATGACGTTGTTAGCCTTGGGCTATACCGATCAAGAAATTACTCAAGCGCTTCAAGCCGTTGGACAAAATACCGCGCTGTCTAAATCGGGAGATGCAGAAGCTTGGATTCGACAAGCGATCGCTTGGTTGAGTCAGTAA
- a CDS encoding sucrose-phosphate phosphatase (similar to AA sequence:cyanobase_aa:LBDG_43300): MTQILFVTDLDHTLVGDDFAHEQLNEWLLKARETGSKIVYSTGRSLIRYQELATEAPLFEPDLLIASVGTAIYSSLDGTPDAEWQQKLTAGWNRDRVMSVTAHFSDLVPQADSEQSAFKVSFFLTEDAALWVLPQLETSLKQQDLDIQLIYSSGRDLDILPRHANKGSALTFVRQTLGFAPEKTIVCGDSGNDIALFAAGSELGIMVGNAQPELLSWHRDHPTPNHYLSKAHCAAGILEGLQYFGFR, translated from the coding sequence GTGACGCAAATTCTTTTTGTCACAGATTTAGACCATACGCTGGTCGGGGATGATTTTGCTCACGAGCAATTAAATGAATGGTTATTAAAAGCAAGAGAAACAGGCAGCAAAATTGTCTATTCCACAGGTCGATCGCTGATTCGATACCAAGAACTTGCAACTGAAGCTCCGTTATTTGAGCCTGATTTACTGATTGCCTCAGTCGGAACCGCGATTTATTCAAGCTTGGATGGAACACCCGACGCGGAATGGCAACAGAAATTAACCGCAGGATGGAACCGCGATCGCGTCATGTCCGTGACGGCTCATTTTTCTGATCTCGTTCCTCAAGCGGATTCTGAACAAAGCGCTTTCAAAGTCAGTTTCTTTCTAACTGAAGATGCGGCGCTCTGGGTGCTTCCACAGTTAGAAACATCGCTCAAACAACAAGATCTCGATATTCAACTGATTTACAGCAGTGGACGCGATCTAGACATTTTGCCGCGTCATGCCAACAAAGGATCAGCCTTGACTTTCGTGCGACAAACATTAGGATTTGCACCGGAAAAGACGATCGTATGTGGCGATTCTGGAAACGATATTGCTCTATTTGCAGCAGGTTCAGAACTTGGAATCATGGTCGGGAATGCACAGCCCGAATTGTTATCTTGGCATCGCGATCATCCGACTCCAAATCACTATTTATCAAAGGCTCACTGTGCAGCAGGGATTCTAGAAGGGCTACAATACTTCGGCTTTCGCTAG
- a CDS encoding glycogen debranching enzyme (similar to AA sequence:cyanobase_aa:LBDG_43310) has protein sequence MVIDFGREICGILPTSETREWLVTNGIGGFASGTIAGLLTRRYHGLLVAALKPPLDRTLLTTKLDESIRYGEDVYPLSTNRWADGIVGPHGYRQIERFFLDGTVPVWRYACSDALLEKRIWMQQGENTTYVHYQLQRATQPLTLTFKAFINYRDYHGSTSGNGWQMETDALDHGLQVSAYPEATPFYLFCRGATLTPSHDWYYGFDLAIERERGLSDREDHLHIATFQATLYPGQSLTFVTSTESNPNLDGETALRSQRNHEQRLFDCWRLDRVKQVETAPTWIRQLVLAADQFIVSRPPNGKTIIAGYPWFSDWGRDTMISLSGLTLATGRVEIARSILYTFAQYLDQGMLPNRFPDAEAIPEYNTVDATLWYFIAILDYYNATDDHDVLDDLFPMLSEIIDCHCRGTRYNIHLDSADGLLYAGEPGTQLTWMDAKVGDWVVTPRIGKPIEVNALWYNALRIIAKVARRIGKPYREYDAMAERVLARFERFWNPDTGYCFDVLDTPEGNDASLRPNQIFAVSLPESPLTQNQQKGVVDACSRSLLTSYGLRSLDPRDANYRGRYEGNPLQRDGAYHQGTVWGWLIGAYAIAHHRVYGDPAKAREFLEPMANHLRDQGLGSLGEIFDGDAPMMPHGCTAQAWTVAEVLRAWMSIG, from the coding sequence ATGGTGATTGATTTTGGGCGAGAAATTTGTGGCATCTTGCCGACCTCGGAAACACGAGAATGGCTGGTCACAAATGGCATTGGTGGATTTGCTTCTGGAACGATCGCGGGTCTCCTCACTCGTCGCTATCACGGATTATTAGTTGCAGCTTTGAAACCGCCACTCGATCGCACTTTATTAACAACAAAACTCGATGAATCGATTCGTTATGGTGAAGATGTCTATCCACTGAGTACCAATCGCTGGGCAGATGGGATCGTCGGACCGCATGGATATCGCCAGATTGAGCGCTTTTTTCTAGATGGAACGGTTCCAGTTTGGCGCTATGCTTGCAGCGATGCTCTTTTAGAAAAACGAATCTGGATGCAGCAAGGTGAGAATACAACTTATGTACATTATCAATTACAACGAGCAACACAACCGTTAACGCTAACCTTCAAAGCATTTATTAACTATCGCGATTATCACGGTAGTACTTCGGGCAATGGATGGCAAATGGAAACGGATGCGCTCGATCATGGCTTACAAGTTTCTGCCTATCCTGAAGCGACACCCTTTTATTTATTCTGTCGGGGCGCAACTCTGACTCCATCGCACGATTGGTACTATGGATTTGATTTAGCGATCGAGCGAGAAAGAGGACTCAGCGATCGAGAAGATCATCTCCACATTGCAACCTTCCAAGCCACTTTATATCCAGGTCAATCGCTCACTTTTGTCACGAGCACTGAATCGAATCCGAATTTAGATGGAGAAACAGCACTACGATCGCAGCGAAATCACGAGCAGCGATTATTCGATTGTTGGCGACTCGACCGCGTCAAACAAGTTGAAACGGCTCCTACCTGGATTCGTCAGTTAGTTCTCGCCGCAGACCAATTCATCGTCAGTCGTCCACCAAACGGTAAAACAATTATTGCGGGTTATCCCTGGTTCAGCGATTGGGGACGCGATACGATGATTAGCTTATCAGGATTAACCCTTGCAACTGGACGGGTAGAAATTGCTCGATCGATTCTCTACACATTCGCTCAATATCTCGATCAGGGGATGCTTCCGAATCGTTTTCCTGATGCCGAAGCGATTCCTGAATATAATACCGTTGATGCTACCTTATGGTATTTCATTGCGATTCTCGATTATTACAATGCAACTGATGACCATGATGTTCTCGATGATTTATTTCCAATGTTGTCAGAAATCATTGATTGCCATTGTCGCGGAACTCGCTACAACATTCATTTAGATTCCGCAGATGGATTGCTTTATGCAGGCGAACCAGGAACCCAATTAACCTGGATGGATGCCAAAGTTGGCGATTGGGTTGTGACTCCTCGAATTGGAAAACCGATCGAAGTCAATGCACTCTGGTACAACGCCCTCCGAATTATTGCAAAAGTCGCTCGTCGCATCGGCAAACCTTACCGCGAATATGATGCGATGGCAGAACGTGTTCTTGCCCGATTTGAACGCTTCTGGAATCCAGACACGGGCTATTGTTTCGATGTGCTTGATACGCCAGAGGGAAATGATGCCTCATTGCGTCCGAATCAGATTTTCGCAGTGTCGCTGCCAGAAAGTCCACTCACTCAGAATCAGCAAAAAGGTGTGGTAGATGCCTGTTCTCGATCGCTGCTCACTTCTTACGGATTACGATCGCTTGATCCACGGGATGCGAACTATCGAGGACGCTACGAAGGCAATCCCCTTCAACGCGATGGCGCTTATCACCAAGGTACGGTCTGGGGTTGGCTGATTGGGGCTTATGCGATCGCACATCATCGCGTCTATGGTGATCCAGCAAAAGCCAGAGAATTTCTTGAACCGATGGCGAATCACCTCCGCGATCAAGGTTTAGGCAGTCTCGGTGAAATCTTCGATGGAGATGCCCCAATGATGCCGCATGGATGTACTGCACAGGCTTGGACAGTCGCGGAAGTCTTGAGAGCTTGGATGTCAATCGGTTAA
- a CDS encoding hypothetical protein (similar to AA sequence:cyanobase_aa:alr7656): MAHLKTQATTQDLPGRLRWKLALIKRLYQTGYQRNDITLITDLIDRMMSLPPKLDLEYKAELNRFEAEQSMGYTYQGSIARLQRVEFAREYIVRILTARFGTVPAEVAEALNALWDEDLMGELLEQAATTHSIKEFQQFLIDRLSALN, translated from the coding sequence ATGGCTCACTTGAAAACGCAGGCAACAACACAAGATTTGCCAGGGCGATTGCGATGGAAACTAGCCTTGATTAAACGTCTCTATCAGACTGGGTATCAGAGAAACGATATTACTCTGATTACAGATTTGATCGATCGTATGATGTCGCTTCCGCCTAAATTAGACTTAGAGTACAAAGCAGAATTGAATCGTTTTGAGGCAGAACAATCAATGGGATATACATATCAAGGTAGTATTGCCCGTCTACAACGAGTTGAGTTTGCGCGAGAATACATTGTGAGAATTCTGACAGCTCGATTTGGAACAGTTCCAGCAGAAGTAGCTGAAGCGTTGAATGCCTTATGGGATGAGGACTTAATGGGGGAATTACTGGAACAAGCAGCAACAACTCACTCGATTAAAGAATTCCAGCAATTTCTCATCGATCGACTCTCTGCACTGAATTAA
- a CDS encoding hypothetical protein (similar to AA sequence:cyanobase_aa:all8083), which produces MAEVRADYDAAWKGGVEQYLYDFLEFFFPQIHTDIDKQRGFTFLDQELAQLAKESEVSKRYVDKLIKVWLLDGKETWLLIHLEIQSQVDAEFAKRMFSYHYRIFDRYDRQAVSLALLGDNNRTWKPQEYAYEK; this is translated from the coding sequence GTGGCTGAAGTTCGAGCGGATTATGATGCAGCTTGGAAGGGAGGCGTAGAGCAATATCTTTATGACTTTCTAGAATTCTTCTTTCCCCAAATTCACACTGATATCGACAAGCAAAGAGGATTCACATTTCTTGATCAAGAACTTGCACAACTCGCAAAAGAATCCGAAGTAAGCAAGCGATACGTTGACAAGCTGATCAAAGTTTGGTTGCTTGATGGCAAAGAAACTTGGCTGCTAATCCATTTAGAGATTCAGAGCCAAGTCGATGCTGAGTTTGCCAAACGAATGTTCTCTTACCATTATCGAATCTTTGATCGCTACGATCGACAAGCTGTGAGTCTTGCACTTCTAGGTGATAACAATCGAACTTGGAAACCTCAAGAGTATGCTTACGAAAAATGA
- a CDS encoding ATP-dependent DNA helicase RecQ (similar to AA sequence:cyanobase_aa:Npun_AF186), translated as MAKINRACEFAELVGNSDYGWRLLLGKMVTHYRLGQGRVNSWNYQDLEIGIYYEISSGSRYVRYEKTRFSQEFIEINPSVYLSEIEEALQTEQKQEIKQLARQEAQRQEAARRELERQEAVKRQACKLTLLQILRRQLESNFLNTYHFYKTACSQYITEEEYQAEKVRFVRSWFKQHFDFEPDVEQADAIASVENHVQVIARAGSGKTSTLVNRALFLQKHCGVSPDEMLLLAFNRDAVGEIRTRITQKLQGSIPHVMTFHALAYRVVQPEGNLLYDEANGVQSRSRLMQEDVIASFVQNPKYHEQIRALMMARFRQDWEQLESSGYNKNPQEMLQYRRSLIAEAIDGTFVKSYGEKVIANFLFEHGIEYHYEYTFKWEGRNYRPDFTLKQNKIIIEYFGLQGDPDYDELSNQKRKYWRDRPNWKLLEFTPEILRYEGEEVFCERLKQSLERCDIRCERLSEEEIWKRIKACPITRFTQVVVGFVQRCRKLSLTPAQLAEKIQAYSSISLIEKQFLELVQIFYKAYLERLQVTGDEDFDGLMQNAAQVIAEGKTTFHYQFGEVNLKQLRYVFIDEYQDFSNLFHQLISAIQAQNSQARFFCVGDDWQAINGFAGSDLYFYQSFGQHFRPSSKLSITTNYRSMPIIVKLGNDLMQGLGTPAHAYHHEIGKVEIADLETFEPTSEEREKHRGDDFTPAVLRLVKRAIQEEKEVVLLSRKNTLPCWINYGQVRQPFGGRILDRFLKLIHAHLPEDSRKAVTISTTHGYKGLEKKVVIILDAVFRSYPLLHPDLGFTRVLGDSIDQTIAEEKRLFYVALTRAVEQVFILTERTNRSPFLDDLERQETLPILNWSNYLPTDLITVRVGNQHGRGGQPTHAIKHLLKSQGYEWKKNVWAAWHRDYPAQNFSVREFFEQASWSQLANGVEVRFCDAGDEILAIYLFDSGQETCVFDNLPTALD; from the coding sequence ATGGCTAAAATCAATCGTGCTTGCGAGTTTGCTGAGCTTGTTGGTAACAGTGACTATGGTTGGAGACTTCTTCTGGGGAAAATGGTCACACACTACAGATTGGGACAAGGAAGAGTAAATTCGTGGAACTACCAAGACTTGGAGATAGGCATTTATTATGAAATTTCTAGCGGTAGCCGATATGTTAGATATGAAAAAACAAGGTTCTCTCAAGAATTTATAGAAATAAACCCATCAGTTTATTTATCAGAAATAGAAGAAGCTCTACAAACTGAACAAAAGCAAGAAATAAAGCAACTTGCTAGACAAGAAGCACAGAGACAAGAAGCAGCGAGGCGCGAGCTTGAAAGACAAGAAGCGGTGAAACGACAGGCGTGTAAACTGACACTACTTCAAATCTTGAGAAGACAGCTTGAATCTAACTTTTTGAATACTTATCATTTCTATAAAACTGCTTGCTCCCAGTACATCACTGAAGAAGAATATCAGGCTGAGAAAGTGCGGTTTGTTCGATCGTGGTTTAAGCAACACTTCGATTTTGAGCCTGATGTTGAACAAGCTGACGCGATCGCGTCAGTTGAAAATCATGTACAAGTTATCGCTCGTGCAGGCAGTGGAAAAACTTCAACGTTGGTCAATCGAGCTTTATTTCTACAGAAACACTGCGGAGTTTCACCAGATGAAATGCTACTTCTAGCGTTCAATCGTGATGCAGTTGGAGAAATTCGCACTCGTATCACGCAGAAACTTCAAGGTTCTATTCCTCATGTCATGACATTTCACGCATTAGCTTATCGAGTTGTTCAGCCTGAAGGAAATCTTCTTTATGATGAGGCTAACGGCGTACAGAGTAGAAGTCGCCTGATGCAAGAAGACGTGATCGCAAGCTTTGTACAAAATCCGAAATACCATGAGCAAATTCGCGCTCTAATGATGGCGCGATTTCGACAAGATTGGGAACAGCTTGAGTCCAGTGGTTACAACAAGAATCCACAGGAAATGTTGCAGTATCGTCGATCGCTTATTGCAGAGGCGATTGATGGAACTTTCGTAAAATCATACGGCGAGAAAGTGATTGCAAACTTCCTGTTCGAGCATGGAATTGAGTATCACTATGAGTATACTTTCAAGTGGGAAGGTAGAAATTATCGCCCTGATTTCACGCTAAAGCAAAACAAAATTATCATTGAATATTTTGGACTTCAAGGCGATCCAGATTACGATGAACTATCAAATCAAAAGAGAAAATATTGGCGAGATAGACCTAATTGGAAACTTCTAGAATTTACTCCAGAGATTTTGCGATATGAAGGCGAAGAAGTATTTTGTGAGCGATTGAAGCAATCCCTTGAAAGATGTGACATCAGGTGTGAGCGCTTGAGTGAAGAAGAAATTTGGAAAAGAATTAAAGCTTGCCCCATCACCCGTTTTACTCAGGTTGTTGTAGGATTCGTCCAACGCTGTCGCAAACTTTCTCTAACTCCAGCGCAATTAGCAGAGAAAATTCAAGCCTATTCAAGTATTAGTTTGATTGAGAAGCAGTTTTTAGAATTAGTGCAAATTTTTTATAAAGCCTATCTAGAAAGACTCCAAGTGACAGGCGATGAGGACTTTGATGGACTAATGCAAAATGCTGCACAGGTAATTGCAGAAGGAAAAACAACATTTCATTATCAATTTGGTGAAGTTAACCTCAAGCAACTTCGCTACGTGTTCATTGACGAGTACCAGGATTTTTCAAATCTTTTCCATCAGTTGATTTCTGCAATTCAAGCACAGAATTCTCAAGCTCGCTTCTTCTGTGTTGGAGACGATTGGCAGGCAATTAACGGTTTTGCGGGTTCAGATTTGTACTTTTATCAATCGTTTGGGCAACACTTTCGACCCTCTAGCAAGTTGAGTATCACCACGAATTATCGATCGATGCCCATCATCGTTAAGCTAGGTAACGACTTAATGCAAGGACTTGGAACACCTGCTCATGCTTACCATCATGAAATAGGCAAAGTTGAAATTGCCGATCTCGAAACTTTTGAACCCACTTCAGAAGAGCGAGAAAAACATCGAGGCGATGACTTTACGCCTGCTGTCCTACGGCTGGTGAAACGAGCAATTCAAGAGGAAAAGGAGGTTGTTCTTCTCAGTCGAAAAAACACTTTGCCTTGCTGGATAAATTATGGACAAGTTAGGCAGCCGTTTGGTGGCAGAATCCTCGATCGCTTTCTGAAACTTATTCATGCTCATCTTCCCGAAGACTCTAGAAAAGCTGTCACAATCTCGACAACTCACGGCTATAAAGGTTTAGAGAAAAAAGTTGTCATCATACTAGATGCCGTGTTCCGCTCTTACCCGCTACTACACCCAGATCTAGGTTTTACTCGTGTTTTAGGAGACAGTATCGATCAGACGATTGCTGAGGAAAAGCGACTTTTCTATGTTGCACTGACTCGTGCAGTAGAACAGGTCTTTATTCTGACTGAGAGAACAAATCGATCGCCGTTCTTGGATGACTTGGAACGGCAAGAAACACTACCGATACTAAACTGGTCAAATTATTTGCCGACTGACCTAATCACTGTGAGAGTTGGCAACCAACATGGGCGCGGTGGACAACCTACTCATGCAATCAAACACTTGCTTAAATCTCAAGGCTATGAGTGGAAGAAAAACGTTTGGGCAGCTTGGCATCGCGATTATCCTGCCCAAAACTTCTCAGTTCGGGAGTTTTTCGAGCAAGCATCCTGGAGCCAACTGGCTAACGGAGTTGAGGTGCGATTTTGTGATGCAGGAGACGAAATTCTCGCAATTTATCTTTTTGACTCAGGGCAGGAGACTTGTGTTTTCGATAATTTGCCGACAGCATTGGATTAA
- a CDS encoding hypothetical protein (hypothetical protein PM8797T_06270;~similar to AA sequence:cyanobase_aa:LBDG_53310) produces MFELLGTLAAIALLDSINPNAMTVQIYLLSTPKPIPRSIAFIFGDFLAAWLSGMLIALGVMQFVSNFSDR; encoded by the coding sequence ATGTTTGAACTCTTAGGAACGCTTGCCGCGATCGCACTTCTCGATAGCATCAATCCGAACGCGATGACGGTACAAATTTACTTACTCAGCACACCAAAACCGATTCCGAGATCGATCGCGTTTATCTTTGGTGATTTTCTCGCAGCTTGGCTCTCTGGGATGCTGATTGCACTTGGCGTGATGCAATTTGTCTCGAATTTCTCCGATCGCTAA
- a CDS encoding GDSL-like lipase/acylhydrolase domain protein (similar to AA sequence:cyanobase_aa:LBDG_53300) — protein sequence MSSSTAFTFAVASALASAFSPLTASHLELFPAPVAFPQATLPNLSLFTLSTVPQAIAPSESIALPEFSGATDFDRRSPQSGGQLYLQRSAALRVGKLYTRLPSDSFREVWQDTTAQPTYEQWRKLLAMEAKAVAGRNSDRDLSILLGDSLSLWYPVDRLKPSQIWLNQGISGDTTWNILARLPALANTRPSEVYVMAGVNDLKMGASETEIVWNIQRIITQLQAMHPNAKIIVQSILPTRSPRIPNEQIAGINQQLKAIAKQSGASYLDLFSEFVDYDGQILSEYTTDGIHLSAQGYAVWQSVFEEANSTVASN from the coding sequence ATGTCATCCTCTACAGCATTCACCTTTGCTGTTGCTTCTGCATTAGCATCAGCGTTTTCCCCTCTGACCGCTTCTCATCTCGAACTGTTCCCGGCTCCAGTCGCTTTTCCCCAAGCTACTTTGCCCAATCTGTCACTTTTTACGCTGAGTACAGTGCCGCAAGCGATCGCGCCATCCGAGTCGATCGCACTGCCTGAATTTTCAGGGGCAACTGATTTTGATCGTCGATCGCCGCAATCCGGTGGACAGCTTTACCTCCAGCGTTCAGCCGCTCTCCGAGTCGGTAAGCTTTATACTCGATTGCCCAGCGATAGTTTTCGAGAAGTTTGGCAGGATACAACCGCCCAACCGACTTACGAACAATGGCGAAAATTGTTGGCGATGGAGGCGAAAGCGGTAGCGGGACGCAATAGCGATCGAGATCTTTCCATTCTGCTCGGTGATTCGCTTAGCTTGTGGTATCCGGTCGATCGCTTAAAGCCCTCTCAAATCTGGCTCAATCAAGGCATTTCCGGTGATACGACCTGGAACATTTTGGCGCGACTTCCAGCTTTAGCAAATACACGACCGTCTGAGGTTTATGTGATGGCAGGCGTGAATGATTTGAAAATGGGAGCCAGCGAGACTGAAATTGTTTGGAATATTCAGCGAATTATTACGCAACTCCAAGCGATGCACCCGAACGCGAAGATCATTGTGCAGTCGATTTTGCCGACCCGATCGCCGCGAATTCCAAACGAGCAAATTGCGGGAATTAATCAGCAGCTAAAAGCGATCGCGAAACAGTCTGGGGCATCGTATCTCGATTTGTTTTCTGAATTTGTGGATTATGATGGGCAAATTTTGTCAGAGTACACTACGGACGGAATTCACTTGAGTGCTCAGGGGTATGCAGTTTGGCAATCGGTCTTTGAAGAGGCGAATAGTACAGTCGCTTCAAATTAG